Within Bradymonas sediminis, the genomic segment CGGGTCGGTGCCTCCCGTGTGTCCGTCCCCCAGGCGGCTGCGCTCTTCGTCAAAAAGCGTCTCAAATCCCCCCTGAGATTCGAATTCACGAATGCGATCGAGCACGTCGTTGAGATTCGCGCGCACGCTTCGAAAAATTCTGTCTTTAAATTGACTCATAGATCGCTATTGCTTCCGGCGTCAGAGAACACGGCGCGGCGGGTCGATACCGGGCGCTCGGGGGTTAAAAGCATTTCGCCTTATCAAGCTATTCCGCGCTCATCTTAAGCGGAATGCTCCGGGTTGTCAGTTGTCATCCTACTTTGGGCTCATTATAGTCGTTCGACACGCAGTAAACTCCAAAGGGGACGAGATGAATGAAGACCACACCACAGCGCAAGATTGCTCTGTTCTTGGCGGCTCTTATCCTGTTGAGCGGCGTCCTATTGCTGCTCTTTCCGGCCGCGCCCGCGCCGCCCGCTGAGCGTCGGTTAGAGGCGTCGAGCGCGCCGCCCCAGGCGCTCGAAATCTCGCCGAAAACCGAGCGTGTCGCTGAGCCCAATGTGGGCGCGGATTATGGCATGATGCTCATCAAGATGATCATCGCCGTCGCGCTGGTCTGCCTGCTGGCCTACGCGATTCTTCGCTGGGGCGTGGGGCGTATCGCGGGGGGTCGGTCCGGCGGCGAGCAGATGCGGGTTTTAGGGCGCCTTCCCATCGCGCCAAACCGCACGGTGATGGTCGT encodes:
- the fliO gene encoding flagellar biosynthetic protein FliO → MKTTPQRKIALFLAALILLSGVLLLLFPAAPAPPAERRLEASSAPPQALEISPKTERVAEPNVGADYGMMLIKMIIAVALVCLLAYAILRWGVGRIAGGRSGGEQMRVLGRLPIAPNRTVMVVQVGPKFLVLGNTETQISLLTELSPESAEEYFPSQVSEK